In a single window of the Chionomys nivalis chromosome 11, mChiNiv1.1, whole genome shotgun sequence genome:
- the Akr1a1 gene encoding aldo-keto reductase family 1 member A1 isoform X2: protein MMASCVLLHTGQKMPLIGLGTWKSEPGQVKAAIKHALSVGYRHIDCAAVYGNETEIGEALKENVGPGKAVPREELFVTSKLWNTKHHPEDVEGALRKTLADLQLEYLDLYLIHWPHAFERGDNPFPKNADGTVRYDSIHYKDTWKALEALVAKGLVKALGLSNFNSRQIDDILSVASVRPAVLQVECHPYLAQNELIAHCQARGLEVTAYSPLGSSDRAWRHPNEPVLLEDPVVLALAEKHGRSPAQILLRWQVQRKVICVPKSVTPSRILQNIQVFDFTFSPEEMKQLDSLNKNWRYIVPMITADFTLHSPFSCLSLPSSGLHQALLQWSHSLEVGKISMTQV, encoded by the exons ATGATGGCTTCCTGTGTCCTCCTGCACACTGGACAGAAGATGCCTCTGATTGGGCTGGGGACATGGAAGAGTGAGCCTGGCCAG GTGAAAGCAGCCATCAAGCACGCCCTTAGTGTAGGCTACCGTCATATTGATTGTGCTGCTGTCTATGGCAACGAGACCGAGATTGGGGAGGCCCTGAAGGAGAATGTGGGACCAGGCAAG GCAGTGCCTCGAGAGGAGCTGTTTGTGACATCCAAGCTGTGGAACACTAAGCACCACCCTGAGGATGTAGAAGGTGCCCTTCGGAAGACCCTGGCTGACCTCCAGTTGGAGTATCTGGACCTCTATTTGATACATTGGCCTCACGCCTTCGA GCGGGGAGACAATCCATTTCCCAAGAATGCCGATGGGACCGTGCGATATGACTCCATCCACTATAAGGACACCTGGAAGGCTCTGGAGGCACTGGTGGCAAAGGGGCTGGTGAAAGCACTGGGCTTGTCCAACTTCAACAGTCGGCAGATCGATGATATCCTTAGTGTGGCCTCTGTGCGCCCAGCTGTCCTGCAG GTGGAATGCCATCCATACCTGGCCCAAAATGAGCTCATTGCCCACTGTCAAGCACGAGGCTTGGAGGTGACTGCGTATAGCCCCTTGGGATCCTCTGATCGTGCTTGGCGCCACCCCAACGAGCCAGTCCTGCTTGAGGATCCAGTGGTCTTGGCACTTGCTGAAAAACATGGCCGGTCTCCAGCTCAGATCTTGCTCAG ATGGCAGGTTCAGCGGAAAGTAATCTGCGTCCCCAAAAGCGTCACTCCTTCTCGTATCCTTCAGAACATTCAG GTGTTTGATTTCACCTTCAGCCCCGAGGAGATGAAGCAATTAGATTCTCTGAACAAAAATTGGCGGTATATTGTACCCATGATTACG gcAGATTTTACACTCCATTCtccattctcttgcctcagcctaccAAGTTCTGGGCTACACCAAGCTCTGCTTCAGTGGTCTCATTCTCTTGAAGTTGGGAAAATTAGTATGACTCAGGTATAA
- the Akr1a1 gene encoding aldo-keto reductase family 1 member A1 isoform X3, whose amino-acid sequence MMASCVLLHTGQKMPLIGLGTWKSEPGQVKAAIKHALSVGYRHIDCAAVYGNETEIGEALKENVGPGKAVPREELFVTSKLWNTKHHPEDVEGALRKTLADLQLEYLDLYLIHWPHAFERGDNPFPKNADGTVRYDSIHYKDTWKALEALVAKGLVKALGLSNFNSRQIDDILSVASVRPAVLQVECHPYLAQNELIAHCQARGLEVTAYSPLGSSDRAWRHPNEPVLLEDPVVLALAEKHGRSPAQILLRWQVQRKVICVPKSVTPSRILQNIQVFDFTFSPEEMKQLDSLNKNWRYIVPMITILHSILHSLASAYQVLGYTKLCFSGLILLKLGKLV is encoded by the exons ATGATGGCTTCCTGTGTCCTCCTGCACACTGGACAGAAGATGCCTCTGATTGGGCTGGGGACATGGAAGAGTGAGCCTGGCCAG GTGAAAGCAGCCATCAAGCACGCCCTTAGTGTAGGCTACCGTCATATTGATTGTGCTGCTGTCTATGGCAACGAGACCGAGATTGGGGAGGCCCTGAAGGAGAATGTGGGACCAGGCAAG GCAGTGCCTCGAGAGGAGCTGTTTGTGACATCCAAGCTGTGGAACACTAAGCACCACCCTGAGGATGTAGAAGGTGCCCTTCGGAAGACCCTGGCTGACCTCCAGTTGGAGTATCTGGACCTCTATTTGATACATTGGCCTCACGCCTTCGA GCGGGGAGACAATCCATTTCCCAAGAATGCCGATGGGACCGTGCGATATGACTCCATCCACTATAAGGACACCTGGAAGGCTCTGGAGGCACTGGTGGCAAAGGGGCTGGTGAAAGCACTGGGCTTGTCCAACTTCAACAGTCGGCAGATCGATGATATCCTTAGTGTGGCCTCTGTGCGCCCAGCTGTCCTGCAG GTGGAATGCCATCCATACCTGGCCCAAAATGAGCTCATTGCCCACTGTCAAGCACGAGGCTTGGAGGTGACTGCGTATAGCCCCTTGGGATCCTCTGATCGTGCTTGGCGCCACCCCAACGAGCCAGTCCTGCTTGAGGATCCAGTGGTCTTGGCACTTGCTGAAAAACATGGCCGGTCTCCAGCTCAGATCTTGCTCAG ATGGCAGGTTCAGCGGAAAGTAATCTGCGTCCCCAAAAGCGTCACTCCTTCTCGTATCCTTCAGAACATTCAG GTGTTTGATTTCACCTTCAGCCCCGAGGAGATGAAGCAATTAGATTCTCTGAACAAAAATTGGCGGTATATTGTACCCATGATTACG ATTTTACACTCCATTCtccattctcttgcctcagcctaccAAGTTCTGGGCTACACCAAGCTCTGCTTCAGTGGTCTCATTCTCTTGAAGTTGGGAAAATTAGTATGA
- the Akr1a1 gene encoding aldo-keto reductase family 1 member A1 isoform X1 → MMASCVLLHTGQKMPLIGLGTWKSEPGQVKAAIKHALSVGYRHIDCAAVYGNETEIGEALKENVGPGKAVPREELFVTSKLWNTKHHPEDVEGALRKTLADLQLEYLDLYLIHWPHAFERGDNPFPKNADGTVRYDSIHYKDTWKALEALVAKGLVKALGLSNFNSRQIDDILSVASVRPAVLQVECHPYLAQNELIAHCQARGLEVTAYSPLGSSDRAWRHPNEPVLLEDPVVLALAEKHGRSPAQILLRWQVQRKVICVPKSVTPSRILQNIQVFDFTFSPEEMKQLDSLNKNWRYIVPMITADFTLHSPFSCLSLPSSGLHQALLQWSHSLEVGKISMTQMDGKMVPRDAGHPLYPFNDPY, encoded by the exons ATGATGGCTTCCTGTGTCCTCCTGCACACTGGACAGAAGATGCCTCTGATTGGGCTGGGGACATGGAAGAGTGAGCCTGGCCAG GTGAAAGCAGCCATCAAGCACGCCCTTAGTGTAGGCTACCGTCATATTGATTGTGCTGCTGTCTATGGCAACGAGACCGAGATTGGGGAGGCCCTGAAGGAGAATGTGGGACCAGGCAAG GCAGTGCCTCGAGAGGAGCTGTTTGTGACATCCAAGCTGTGGAACACTAAGCACCACCCTGAGGATGTAGAAGGTGCCCTTCGGAAGACCCTGGCTGACCTCCAGTTGGAGTATCTGGACCTCTATTTGATACATTGGCCTCACGCCTTCGA GCGGGGAGACAATCCATTTCCCAAGAATGCCGATGGGACCGTGCGATATGACTCCATCCACTATAAGGACACCTGGAAGGCTCTGGAGGCACTGGTGGCAAAGGGGCTGGTGAAAGCACTGGGCTTGTCCAACTTCAACAGTCGGCAGATCGATGATATCCTTAGTGTGGCCTCTGTGCGCCCAGCTGTCCTGCAG GTGGAATGCCATCCATACCTGGCCCAAAATGAGCTCATTGCCCACTGTCAAGCACGAGGCTTGGAGGTGACTGCGTATAGCCCCTTGGGATCCTCTGATCGTGCTTGGCGCCACCCCAACGAGCCAGTCCTGCTTGAGGATCCAGTGGTCTTGGCACTTGCTGAAAAACATGGCCGGTCTCCAGCTCAGATCTTGCTCAG ATGGCAGGTTCAGCGGAAAGTAATCTGCGTCCCCAAAAGCGTCACTCCTTCTCGTATCCTTCAGAACATTCAG GTGTTTGATTTCACCTTCAGCCCCGAGGAGATGAAGCAATTAGATTCTCTGAACAAAAATTGGCGGTATATTGTACCCATGATTACG gcAGATTTTACACTCCATTCtccattctcttgcctcagcctaccAAGTTCTGGGCTACACCAAGCTCTGCTTCAGTGGTCTCATTCTCTTGAAGTTGGGAAAATTAGTATGACTCAG ATGGATGGGAAGATGGTCCCCAGAGATGCTGGACACCCTCTGTATCCCTTTAATGACCCATACTGA
- the Akr1a1 gene encoding aldo-keto reductase family 1 member A1 isoform X4: MMASCVLLHTGQKMPLIGLGTWKSEPGQVKAAIKHALSVGYRHIDCAAVYGNETEIGEALKENVGPGKAVPREELFVTSKLWNTKHHPEDVEGALRKTLADLQLEYLDLYLIHWPHAFERGDNPFPKNADGTVRYDSIHYKDTWKALEALVAKGLVKALGLSNFNSRQIDDILSVASVRPAVLQVECHPYLAQNELIAHCQARGLEVTAYSPLGSSDRAWRHPNEPVLLEDPVVLALAEKHGRSPAQILLRWQVQRKVICVPKSVTPSRILQNIQVFDFTFSPEEMKQLDSLNKNWRYIVPMITMDGKMVPRDAGHPLYPFNDPY, encoded by the exons ATGATGGCTTCCTGTGTCCTCCTGCACACTGGACAGAAGATGCCTCTGATTGGGCTGGGGACATGGAAGAGTGAGCCTGGCCAG GTGAAAGCAGCCATCAAGCACGCCCTTAGTGTAGGCTACCGTCATATTGATTGTGCTGCTGTCTATGGCAACGAGACCGAGATTGGGGAGGCCCTGAAGGAGAATGTGGGACCAGGCAAG GCAGTGCCTCGAGAGGAGCTGTTTGTGACATCCAAGCTGTGGAACACTAAGCACCACCCTGAGGATGTAGAAGGTGCCCTTCGGAAGACCCTGGCTGACCTCCAGTTGGAGTATCTGGACCTCTATTTGATACATTGGCCTCACGCCTTCGA GCGGGGAGACAATCCATTTCCCAAGAATGCCGATGGGACCGTGCGATATGACTCCATCCACTATAAGGACACCTGGAAGGCTCTGGAGGCACTGGTGGCAAAGGGGCTGGTGAAAGCACTGGGCTTGTCCAACTTCAACAGTCGGCAGATCGATGATATCCTTAGTGTGGCCTCTGTGCGCCCAGCTGTCCTGCAG GTGGAATGCCATCCATACCTGGCCCAAAATGAGCTCATTGCCCACTGTCAAGCACGAGGCTTGGAGGTGACTGCGTATAGCCCCTTGGGATCCTCTGATCGTGCTTGGCGCCACCCCAACGAGCCAGTCCTGCTTGAGGATCCAGTGGTCTTGGCACTTGCTGAAAAACATGGCCGGTCTCCAGCTCAGATCTTGCTCAG ATGGCAGGTTCAGCGGAAAGTAATCTGCGTCCCCAAAAGCGTCACTCCTTCTCGTATCCTTCAGAACATTCAG GTGTTTGATTTCACCTTCAGCCCCGAGGAGATGAAGCAATTAGATTCTCTGAACAAAAATTGGCGGTATATTGTACCCATGATTACG ATGGATGGGAAGATGGTCCCCAGAGATGCTGGACACCCTCTGTATCCCTTTAATGACCCATACTGA